One window of Watersipora subatra chromosome 3, tzWatSuba1.1, whole genome shotgun sequence genomic DNA carries:
- the LOC137390315 gene encoding 5-hydroxytryptamine receptor 1F-like → MGVTAKGYRQLEWTLANVSCDPRLRKEMCNGLQHIYETSNRIERINLLDFSSSGWIWAGALIYSPLCIFGILGNLLTVILFCKYMQKTTTSILIIALAVVDLVICMTAMPIAIYTFVGGNSGSNHLCKLERFMVYFAIPLSCGILFLIALDRFLLIICLNRKLITPFRAKASILFLLVLCLVAAIPQALGFSTRTEMDVPHCHEFICDFHICQPDDTYLSNNVVKNLQKSVILAFLIIACLITIFYSIIFTKVYKMHKKMINYKPSTKKLKVINSTDTTSSSDLDQTISKSAASSKNNNFDEILTEEIALTNSDATRPTSQRIKENKKNLPHLKTAVTLFLVTASFILAYSPMSIMIVFDICEKRKTYDGCLRNEYRQFLWQFYYFNHVTNPIIYSYLNPQFKNALRTFYKNYCCMSRLFCCPEKSSKTSATTAITTPTVLSA, encoded by the exons ATGGGTGTCA CTGCCAAAGGATATCGTCAGCTTGAATGGACACTTGCTAATGTTTCCTGTGATCCAAGACTGAGAAAGGAAATGTGCAATGGATTGCAACATATCTATGAAACTTCCAACAGGATCGAGAGAATCAACTTGCTTGATTTTAGTTCATCCGGATGGATATGGGCAGGGGCGCTCATCTATAGTCCCTTGTGCATCTTCGGTATCCTAGGCAACCTCCTAACAGTAATTCTTTTCTGCAAATATATGCAGAAAACAACTACATCAATTTTAATAATTGCCCTAGCAGTTGTCGACCTAGTTATATGCATGACAGCGATGCCAATAGCCATATACACGTTTGTTGGTGGAAATTCAGGCTCAAACCATCTTTGCAAACTCGAAAGATTTATGGTTTACTTTGCGATTCCTCTGTCATGtggtattttgtttttaatagctTTGGACAGGTTTTTACTAATTATTTGCCTTAACAGGAAGCTAATAACTCCATTCAGAGCAAAGGCTTCCATCTTGTTTCTTCTTGTGCTATGTTTGGTAGCTGCCATTCCTCAAGCTCTTGGTTTTTCCACACGAACGGAAATGGATGTTCCACACTGTCATGAGTTTATCTGTGACTTTCACATCTGTCAACCAGATGATACTTATTTGTCGAACAACGTAGtgaaaaacttacaaaaaagtGTGATTTTGGCTTTTTTAATTATAGCATGCCTCATCACTATTTTTTACTCAATAATATTTACTAAAGTCTACAAAATGCacaaaaaaatgataaattatAAGCCAtcgacaaaaaaattaaaagtgatAAACTCAACAGATACGACGAGCTCTAGTGACCTTGATCAAACTATAAGTAAAAGTGCAGcatcttcaaaaaataataactttgatgaaattttaactGAAGAGATTGCTTTGACAAATAGCGATGCTACGAGACCAACTTCACAgagaataaaagaaaataaaaagaatCTCCCTCATTTAAAGACAGCAGTAACACTTTTTCTTGTGACTGCATCTTTCATCCTTGCTTATTCTCCAATGAGCATCATGATCGTATTCGATATTTGTGAAAAACGAAAAACCTACGATGGCTGCTTGAGAAATGAGTATCGGCAATTTTTATGGCAGTTTTATTACTTTAATCACGTAACAAATCCTATAATTTACTCATATTTAAACCCACAGTTCAAAAATGCTCTTcgaacattttataaaaattactgCTGCATGAGTCGCCTGTTCTGTTGTCCAGAGAAATCGTCAAAAACAAGTGCAACAACTGCTATCACAACTCCGACAGTACTTTCTGCATAG